The Vitis vinifera cultivar Pinot Noir 40024 chromosome 12, ASM3070453v1 genome has a segment encoding these proteins:
- the LOC100259646 gene encoding protein THYLAKOID FORMATION1, chloroplastic encodes MAAVTSLSFSALGQSSERKVPVPTTRSFASAFEAFRFRANFYAVGVRSSSSSSSSRMVVQCMSSVTDVPTVSETKMNFLKNYKRPIPSIYNTLLQELMVQQHLMRYKRTYRYDAVFALGFVTVYDQLMDGYPSDEDRDIIFQVYIKALREDPEQYRKDAQMLEEWARSQTASSLVEFSSKEGEVEGILKDIAERAGGKGSFSYSRFFAIGLFRLLELANATEPTILEKLCAAFNISKRSVDRDLDVYRNLLTKLVQAKELLKEYVDREKKKREERVESQKANEAITKCLGEYEYTGVFW; translated from the exons ATGGCGGCTGTGACTTCTCTATCTTTCTCGGCATTAGGTCAATCTTCGGAGAGGAAAGTTCCCGTTCCGACGACTCGCTCGTTCGCTTCCGCCTTCGAGGCTTTTCGTTTCCGTGCGAATTTTTATGCCGTGGGCGTTCGATCTTCGAGTTCGAGTTCGAGTTCTCGGATGGTTGTTCAGTGCATGTCTAGTGTAACAG atGTGCCCACTGTATCCGAGACAAAGATGAATTTTCTGAAAAATTATAAACGGCCAATCCCTAGTATCTACAACACTCTGCTGCAGGAGCTGATGGTACAACAACATTTGATGAGGTACAAGAGGACTTATCGATATGATGCTGTCTTTGCCCTTGGATTTGTTACTGTATATGATCAACTCATGGATGGGTATCCAAGTGATGAGGATCGAGATATCATCTTTCAAGTGTATATCAAGGCATTGAGGGAGGATCCGGAGCAATACAG AAAAGATGCACAAATGTTGGAAGAGTGGGCTCGGTCTCAGACTGCTAGTTCATTAGTTGAGTTTTCATCTAAAGAAGGAGAAGTTGAAGGAATTTTAAAGGATATTGCAGAAAGAGCTGGGGGGAAAGGTAGTTTCAGCTACAGTCGTTTCTTTGCCATTGGGCTATTTCGTCTTCTTGAATTGGCAAATGCAACTGAACCCACTATTTTAGAAAAG CTTTGTGCAGCCTTCAACATAAGCAAAAGGAGTGTGGATAGGGACCTTGATGTATACCGCAACCTGCTTACCAAGCTGGTTCAAGCAAAAGAGCTTCTCAAGGAATATGTGGATAG ggagaagaagaaaagagaagaaagggtCGAGTCTCAGAAGGCTAATGAGGCCATCACAAAATGCTTGGGAGAATACGAATACACAG GTGTATTTTGGTGA
- the LOC100254527 gene encoding diacylglycerol kinase 1 encodes MANSNSEFDLKDFRIPDYILVPESEVEAVSYVPECPVIVFINSKSGGQLGGDLLITYRSLLNEKQVFDVNQEAPDKSLSRIYVNLEKLKHSEDDFAFKIQERLRIIVAGGDGTAGWLLGVVSDLKLSQPPPIATVPLGTGNNLPFSFGWGKKNPGTDSRSVESFLGQVKKAKEMKIDSWHFLMRMKAPKEGSCDPIAPLELPHSLHAFHRVSETDSLNMEGYHTFRGGFWNYFSMGMDAQVSYAFHTERKLHPEKFTNQLVNQGTYARLGCTQGWFAASLFHPASKNIAQVAKISVMKKVGGHWEELKISNSIRSIVCLNLPSFSGGFNPWGTPNARRRRDRDLTAPFVDDRLIEVVGFRDAWHGLVLLAPKGHGTRLAQAHRIRFEFHKGSADHTFMRIDGEPWKQPLPDDDDTVMVEISHLGQVKMLATDNCKSKSCEDPTSPPAPETEEPDSNEEEEGEEWKKFGAAETFRIPDDVDISHLS; translated from the exons ATGGCAAATTCTAATTCGGAGTTCGACTTGAAGGATTTCCGCATCCCTGATTATATTCTTGTTCCAGAATCGGAGGTTGAGGCTGTTTCTTATGTACCCGAGTGTCCAGTGATAGTGTTCATCAACTCCAAAAGCGGTGGCCAGCTGGGTGGGGATCTTCTTATAACATATCGTTCTCTTCTCAATGAAAAACAG GTGTTTGATGTGAATCAAGAGGCTCCTGATAAGTCACTAAGCAGAATCTATGTCAATTTAGAAAAGCTCAAGCACAGTGAAGATgattttgcttttaaaattcaGGAGAGATTGAGAATAATT GTCGCAGGTGGGGATGGAACAGCTGGTTGGCTTCTTGGAGTTGTTTCTGATCTCAAATTATCCCAGCCACCGCCAATTGCTACAGTGCCATTGGGAACAGGAAACAACCTTCCTTTTTCATTTGGTTGG GGAAAGAAGAATCCTGGAACAGATTCTCGTTCTGTGGAGTCTTTCTTGGGTCAAGtaaaaaaggcaaaagaaatgaaaattgacaG CTGGCATTTTCTCATGAGGATGAAAGCTCCTAAGGAAGGTTCTTGTGATCCGATTGCACCCCTTGAATTGCCGCATTCTTTGCATGCATTTCATCGTGTTTCTGAAACAGACTCACTGAACATG GAGGGTTACCATACATTTCGTGGGGGATTCTGGAACTACTTCAGCATGG GCATGGATGCTCAAGTATCATATGCATTTCACACTGAACGAAAACTGCATCCTGAAAAATTTACAAATCAGCTAGTTAATCAG GGTACTTATGCTAGGCTTGGTTGCACACAAGGATGGTTTGCTGCTTCACTTTTTCATCCTGCTTCCAA GAACATAGCTCAGGTTGCAAAGATAAGCGTCATGAAGAAGGTTGGTGGTCATTGGGAAGAGCTCAAAATATCAAACAG CATCCGGTCAATTGTGTGTCTGAACTTGCCCAGCTTTTCCGGTGGATTTAATCCTTGGGGAACACCAAACGCAAGGAGACGACGCGAT AGAGATTTGACAGCACCATTTGTTGATGATCGCCTCATTGAGGTTGTTGGTTTTAGAGACGCATGGCATGGACTCGTTCTGCTTGCTCCGAAAGGGCATGGTACTCGTCTAGCACAG GCGCACCGCATCCGCTTTGAGTTTCACAAGGGTTCCGCTGACCATACTTTCATGAGGATCGATGGAGAACCATGGAAACAACCTCTGCCAGACGATGATGATACTGTTATGGTAGAAATCTCTCACCTTGGCCAGGTTAAGATGCTAGCCACCGACAACTGCAAATCAAAAAGCTGCGAAGATCCCACCTCACCGCCTGCTCCCGAAACTGAGGAGCCGGATAGtaacgaagaagaagaaggggaaGAGTGGAAGAAGTTTGGTGCAGCGGAAACCTTCAGAATCCCGGATGATGTTGACATTTCTCATCTCAGTTAA